In the Euphorbia lathyris chromosome 5, ddEupLath1.1, whole genome shotgun sequence genome, one interval contains:
- the LOC136230634 gene encoding inactive TPR repeat-containing thioredoxin TTL3, which produces MSEASDVSPDKKTAGCGILNAVFGRKGFWPRRSTSVGSLPSIGGGGNNFNKPPTTPKRRRSGSDEGVFLEIGSSISDGPVRPIRNQLKTPHAHAHAQPQQRQQQPNSRKPQEEAAAKNQHAGIRKVPKEAIGISGELESMFVDHLKYKGKNELVRASSGNVMLYGNLGNLRQPGGVTENGKYPNSMMGNVVKKQEESGEEGVSLCRALSTRMDPEQLKMMGNEDYKNGNFVEALALYDAAIAIDPNKSSYRSNKSAALTALGRILEAVFECREAIRIDPHYHRAHHRLANLYLRLGDAEKAMYHYKHAGQEADHVDIAKVKNVQLHLNRCTDARNHGDWHALIKETKATMSSGADSAPQIYALQAEAYLKLYKHQEAEEALKNGPNFNTDDCIKYFGPIGFGNSLAIRARVDMAMGRFEEAVAKAERASRLDPNNREANNVMRKAKAVAAARSNGNHLFKAGKHYEACNAYGEGLEHDHCNSVLLCNRAACRSKLGQFEKAIEDCNAALNVRPTYSKARLRRAHCYAKLEKWEASMQEYEVLQRELPEDEEVRKGLLEAKAQLNKRI; this is translated from the exons ATGTCAGAAGCATCAGATGTTTCTCCTGATAAGAAAACAGCAGGTTGCGGAATATTAAATGCTGTTTTTGGGAGGAAAGGTTTCTGGCCAAGAAGAAGTACATCTGTCGGCTCTCTCCCCTCCATAGGCGGCGGAGGAAACAACTTTAACAAACCTCCTACCACACCAAAGCGGAGAAGAAGCGGTTCCGATGAAGGTGTATTTCTAGAAATAGGTTCAAGCATATCAGATGGCCCTGTAAGACCAATAAGAAATCAACTGAAAACGCCTCATGCCCATGCCCATGCCCAACCGCAACAACGTCAACAACAACCCAATTCAAGAAAACCTCAAGAAGAAGCAGCAGCTAAAAATCAACATGCCGGAATTAGAAAAGTTCCCAAGGAGGCAATTGGAATCTCCGGGGAGCTTGAAAGCATGTTCGTGGATCATCTCAAGTATAAAGGAAAGAATGAATTGGTTAGAGCATCATCAGGAAATGTAATGTTATATGGAAATCTGGGAAACCTGAGACAACCAGGAGGGGTTACGGAGAACGGAAAATACCCAAATAGTATGATGGGAAATGTGGTGAAGAAACAGGAGGAAAGTGGAGAAGAAGGAGTGTCATTGTGTAGAGCATTGTCGACTAGAATGGATCCAGAGCAATTGAAAATGATGGGGAATGAAGATTATAAGAATGGGAATTTTGTAGAAGCATTGGCATTGTATGATGCAGCTATAGCGATAGATCCAAATAAAAGTTCATATAGGAGCAATAAAAGTGCAGCTTTAACGGCTCTTGGGAGGATTCTTGAGGCTGTTTTTGAGTGCAGGGAAGCCATTCGAATTGACCCTCATTATCATAGAGCTCATCATCGTTTAGCAAACTTATATTTAAG ATTAGGGGATGCAGAAAAAGCAATGTACCACTACAAACATGCAGGGCAAGAAGCAGATCATGTTGACATTGCAAAAGTTAAAAATGTTCAGCTTCATCTAAACAGATGCACTGATGCACGAAACCATGGAGATTGGCATGCCCTTATTAAGGAGACTAAGGCAACCATGTCTTCTGGTGCTGATTCTGCTCCACAA ATATATGCATTGCAAGCTGAGGCATATTTAAAGCTTTataagcatcaagaagctgaggAAGCATTGAAAAATGGACCCAATTTCAACACTGATGATTGTATTAAATATTTTGGGCCCATTGGTTTTGGCAATTCCTTGGCAATACGAGCACGAGTTGACATGGCTATGGGCAG ATTTGAGGAGGCAGTGGCGAAGGCAGAACGAGCATCCCGGCTGGATCCAAACAACAGGGAAGCAAACAATGTAATGAGAAAAGCAAAAGCAGTAGCTGCAGCTAGATCGAATGGGAATCATCTATTTAAGGCAGGAAAACACTATGAAGCTTGTAATGCATATGGTGAAGGATTAGAGCATGATCATTGCAATTCTGTATTGTTGTGCAATCGAGCTGCCTGCCGGTCTAAACTTGGCCAATTTGAAAAAGCTATCGAGGATTGCAATGCTGCCCTCAATGTTCGCCCCACTTACTCCAAAGCTAGGTTACGTAGAGCTCATTGCTATGCCAAG TTAGAAAAATGGGAAGCATCAATGCAAGAGTACGAGGTATTACAAAGAGAATTACCAGAAGATGAAGAGGTGAGGAAGGGATTGTTAGAGGCAAAGGCACAACTTAACAAACGTATATAG